A genomic region of Oncorhynchus tshawytscha isolate Ot180627B unplaced genomic scaffold, Otsh_v2.0 Un_contig_10255_pilon_pilon, whole genome shotgun sequence contains the following coding sequences:
- the LOC112240394 gene encoding BTB/POZ domain-containing protein 18 has product MLSGPNKVEAKKRRMWRYRLPGFELRLLEELQRQKHNSLYCDTLLQTDGLSVPAHSCILAALSPYLSNALSNQSSPLPAGQRWPLKLQAVKAQTLLKLVDLLYSGELEGEGTMEQEEVMAAACKLGIGRLVEGWKDRGREGEGEEERRCSLRDVGVQTEGGETQVGALVEMGTQTVDCNGGIYMTFLSPLPDALPTPLLLVQSSSEGQQHTTHTALPFLSPQIMTPTSHPSSTPPSVKAPVNCGTAPFRTHPRTSEPEVTNLSSSSVVLSGDMVTQSDDSDHPTTPREESAVPECSVAERRMEKKREQQLTSHTGRAEEGGTGECLERRGVVGRKWLSGQRLENTQISIKVKLRRRTRGQLWELVSGQETDGTISPGQGQETDGTISPGQGQETDGTISPGQGQERDGTISPGRRQERDGGTISPGQEAAEGRNHLTWSEAAEGRNHLTWSEAAEGRNHLTWSEAAEGRNHLTWSEAVGPRCSEEGNA; this is encoded by the exons GATTGTCAGTCCCGGCCCACAGCTGCATCCTGGCTGCCCTGAGCCCCTACCTGTCCAATGCCCTGTCCAACCAGTCATCCCCCCTCCcggctgggcagagatggccaCTCAAGCTCCAGGCTGTGAAGGCCCAGACCCTGCTGAAGCTGGTGGATCTCCTGTACtccggagagctggagggagagggcaCCATGGAACAAGAAGAGGTTATGGCCGCTGCCTGTAAGCTGGGCATAGGCCGCTtggtggaggggtggaaggaccgggggagggagggagagggggaggaggagaggaggtgcagTCTCAGAGATGTGGGGGTGCagacggagggaggagagacacaggTGGGGGCATTGGTGGAGATGGGGACACAGACTGTGGACTGTAATGGAGGTATTTACATGACtttcctcagtcctctccctgaTGCTCTCCCTACACCCCTCCTACTAGTCCAGAGCAGCAGTGAAGGCCAGCAGCACACAACTCACACGGCACTCCCTTTCCTGAGTCCCCAGATTATGACCCCCACTTCACACCCCAGTTCCACCCCACCCAGCGTCAAAGCACCGGTCAACTGTGGAACAGCTCCCTTTAGAACCCACCCTCGGACCTCCGAACCGGAGGTCACAAACCTCTCATCGTCCTCTGTTGTCCTGAGCGGTGACATGGTCACCCAGAGTGACGATTCGGACCACCCCACGACACCCCGGGAGGAGAGTGCCGTCCCAGAATGCTCTGTGgcggagaggaggatggagaagaagagggagcagcagctgacatcacacactgggagagcagaggaaggaggaacaggggagtgtctggagaggagag GTGTGGTTGGGAGGAAGTGGCTGAGCGGACAGAGGCTGGAGAACACTCAGATCTCCATCAAGGTCAAGCtgaggaggaggaccaggggacAG CTGTGGGAGCTGGTCAGTGGGCAGGAGACGGACGGAACCATCTCACCTG GTCAGGGGCAGGAGACAGACGGAACCATCTCACCTGGTCAGGGGCAGGAGACAGACGGAACCATCTCACCTGGTCAGGGGCAGGAGAGGGACGGAACCATCTCACCTGGTCGGAGgcaggagagggacggaggcacCATCTCACCTGGTCAGGAGGCAGCAGAGGGACGGAACCATCTCACCTGGTCGGAGGCAGCAGAGGGACGGAACCATCTCACCTGGTCAGAGGCAGCAGAGGGACGGAACCATCTCACCTGGTCAGAGGCAGCAGAGGGACGGAACCATCTCACCTGGTCGGAGGCAGTTGGTCCCCGCTGCTCTGAAGAAG GAAACGCATGA